CGGATCGAACCGCTATTATGAGGACTGGGAGAAGCAAGTTCGTCAGGTCAAAAGACTCTTCACGGTGGACGATGCTATCATGAAGATAATTATCAGCTCCAAACTGAAGGGCAAAGCGGAGAGCTGGTTTCGCTCGAAGTCAGAATATACCGAAATGCCTTTAGACGAATTGCTCACAACAATGAAAGACAGTTTCGATCAACGACCGAGCAAAGTGGACCGACTTAAGAAGTTCGAAGCAAGGACGTGGCAGACGACCGAGTCGTTTAACAATTATTATCACGAGAAACTTATTCTGAGCAATTTAGTGCCGATCGACGAAGTCGATCTGTTAGATTATTTGGTGGATGGGATACCCGATCAAATATTACGGAATCAGGCAAGGATGCAAAATTTCGCTAACGTGAAAGATTTGCTCAATGGATTCCGAAAGATCTCCCTTACAAATCGCGGTAAGAAGGATGCACCGCAAGGTGAGATACCGACAGCCGACAAAACAACGAACAAGTTGAAACCGGAGGTGAAAGGGCTGAAGACTTCGGTGAAGGAAGAGACCGGCGGAAAACCGATCAAGTGTTACAATTGTAACAAAGCGGGACACATTTCGAGAGACTGCTCGAAACCTCAACGAGAACGTGGATCGTGCTACAGCTGTGGAGAGATGGGACACGCTGTGAAGAATTGTCCAACTAGAGAGCCAAAGGAAACGCGGGAGAAATCCCAAGTGTCCAATGTATATGAGGATCCGGCAGAAGAAGACAGTGTTGAACACCGGAAGACAGTTACGTATGAAATAGAAAACTCTAGCCTACGGCGAGTGTTATGTTTGGACACACTTCTCGATACCGGTAGTCCGATTAGTTTTGTCAAAGATCGGTTTATTGAGAAGCACGGGCTTCTACCGTTGGATTCGTCGGATCGAGATTATTGCGGGTGTAAGAAGGTACAATTAGATTTCGTGGGAAAAGTTTACGCGACGGTCTCCATTGACGATATTACGAGAGAGCATCTTAGGATTTATGTAGTACCTGAAGACACGTCGGTGACGCCAGCTCTCTTAGGTCGCGATATATTGCGTAAATTCGGTATTCGGTTGACGCTACCGAAGGACGATTGTACTTGGAGGGAAATGTTGAATATCGACATAATCGAAAACGGAAATTCTTTAGTAGACGATCTGCAAATAAACTCAGCGATACCTTACGAAGCGAAATCCGAGCTGAAACAAACCTTTCAAGAAAATTACGTAAATTATCCGAGACCGCGGGAGCCAAAAACGAGGGCCGAATTGAATTTGAGATTAGAAAACCCGAAACCATTTTACTGTACCCCGCGTAAACTCGCTTATGATGAGAAAGAAAAGCTTCGGGTGATTTTGGACGAATTATTAGAGAAAGGGTACATTCAGAATAGCAACTCCGAATTCGCTTCACCCATAGTCTtagcgaaaaagaaaaacgggaaATTACGGATGTGTGTGGACTTTCGTGTTCTTAACAAAGCAACGGCAAGAGATAACTATCCTATGCCTCTGATCGAGGATCAGCTAGCAATTGTGgggaacaaaaaatattacacactATTAGATTTAAAAGACGGATTTCACCATGTTCAAGTCGCGAAAGAATCGGTGAAATACACTTCATTCGTAACCCCATTAGGTCAGTACGAGTGGTTAAGAATGCCTTTCGGGCTGCGTACAGCGCCAGCGACATTTCAACGGTATATAAATACTATTTTAACCGAATTTACGAGAGCCGGTGATATGGCGATTTACATGGATGATATATTGATAGCTACTCAGACAATAGACCATCATTTAGAAATACTTGAACGCGTATTTAAGACACTTGCAGAAAATCTATTGGAGTTGCGAATCGAAAAGTGTTATTTCCTTCAGACGGAAGTGGAATATCTTGGGTATATGGTTTCCGAACAGGGTATAAAACCGACAAGAAGTGGTATCGAAGCAGTTGACAATTTTCCGATTCCCAGAAGCACACGCGACGTGCGTAGCTTCCTCGGACTTTGTTCATATTTTAGGAAATTTATTGAACACTTCGCGTCTATGGCCAAACCCCTTTATGATGTGACAAAAGCAAACACAACGTTTCATTTCGGAGAAGCGGAATACCAAGCATTTAAGACACTTAAAGCGAAGCTTACGGAAGCTCCGATTTTAGCGATTTATAACCCAAACGACCAAACGGAACTACATTGCGACGCGAGTTCTGCAGGTTACGGGGCGGCTCTTATGCAAAAGAAATCAGATGGTAAGATGCATCCCGTATTTTATTACTCAAGACGAACGACAGAAAGCGAATCAAAATTGCACAGTTTTGAGCTCGAGACGCTCGCGATAATTTATGCTTTAGAACGTTTTCGGATTTATCTACAGGGACTAAAATTTAAAATCATGACCGACTGTAGCGCGGTCGCGATGACACTTAAGAAAAAGGACGTCAATCGCAGAATCGAAAGATGGGCGATTGCGTTGCTCAATTATGATTACGAATTAAAATACCGACCCGGTACGCGCATGCGTCATGTGGATGCACTTAGCCGAACCGTCGGTGTAATAGAAGAAAATCCCTTTGAATGGAACGTCACGATATGTCAAGGACAAGATCCTAAAATTGTCAAGATTCGGGCTCAATTAGAACAATCCGAAGACAAGTTTTATGAGATGAGGAACGGACTTGTGTATCGTAAGTACGGTGACAAATTATTGTTTTACGTGCCGGAACAGATGGAGAGAAACGTCTTGTATCGGTATCACGATGAGTTAGGTCATTTAGGAACCGAGAAGACAGCTCAAGCGattctcgaaaactattggttTCCGAAGCTCCGCGAAAGGGTAAACTGTCACATTAAAAATTGTCTCAAATGTATTACGTTTACGCCAGTCAGTGGGAAAGTCGAGGGTTTGCTTCATTCGATTCTAAAGGGCAATGTCCCTTTTGGTACTATTCACGTCGATCATCTAGGTCCGATCGATAAGAAACGATTAGTGAAGCAGCATCTATTAGTCGTAATAGATTCCTTTACGAAATTCGTGAAACTCTACGCGACGAAGACGACTTCTAGTAAGGAGGCAATCAGCAGCCTACAACAATATTTTGATCATTATTCGCGTCCGAAGGCGATAATCACGGATAGAGGTAGTTGTTTCACTAGCATGGAGTTCGAAAATTTCATGAGTAGCAATGGAATTCACCACATTAAGATTGCTACAGGCTCACCTCAGGCTAATGGCCAGGTGGAACGGGTCAATCGAACTTTGACCCCAATGTTAGCCAAACTGTCGGACGATTCAGCGGGGAAATATTGGTATAAGGTTATTGCCGATGTTGAGTACGCATTGAACAATTCGGTGAGTAGAGCCACGGGCGAGACACCGAGCCGGTTGTTGTTCGGCGTGCGACAGCGTGAAAAGTCCGCAGATAAATTACGCGAATATTTGGAAGACGAGAACGAGCCAAAACGATTAGATTTAGAAGAGACGCGCGAACGCGCATCCGATAGGATTTTACGATCGCAAGCGTATAATAAAGAATACGCAGATAAAAAGCGTATAGAAGCACATGAGTATTCCGTAGGTGATTTAGTTTCCATTAAGAACTTTGACAGTACGGCCGGAGCGGCACAGAAGCTCATACCTGTGTTCAAAGGACCGTACAAGGTTACTAGGAAACTCGATAACGACCGATATGCGATTACCGATGTGGACGGCTTCCAAAACACGCAACGACCTTACAGTGGTGTCTGGCAAGCGGCAAATATTAGACCATGGCGCCAAGTATGAGATGAAAAAAGATGGACGAAAGTAATGTTGTTGTATTTTGTATGAATGAGTAAGTTACGATTCtgctgtataaaaattttaagaCCAAATGTATTCTGCCGAGGGCGTCAGATAGTCAGATATGGCCGAATGTAGAACAGCTAGATAGTTGCCTCACGCGCCGAGACGACTGCGTGCGCTGCGGTCGAGCACATGCGGGAGTGGGGGCGGCTGAAGAGTCAGTCCGCTGCAGCCTTACCTCGAGGCAACATCTCTGCGCTCGAGAACGCACCTTTATGTATCCGTTGTTACTTCTCAGGAAATACAGTTACCATTTTCTAACCTACGTATGTTCGTACATTCCTGACCAGAGTCCATCTCCTACACTTCTTACTAATTTTCGCGAGATGACGTCTCTCGTAGAACCACATCCTTTTGCAATCGCGTCAACGGTTTTTCATTATCACGTgtcaacggttttttcattatcacAATGTTTTTAGACCACTTCCTTACGCTATTTATGAtttgtatgtgtgtatgtgtgtgaatgtattttttcataatattaCGTATGTGTAAGTGGCAATGAATACGAGACGTAGACGCGAAATTGGAATTGTCTCGGGCGATTCAGCATGAAGTTTGCAGAGGTGCCCTCCTTACAAGCTTTAGCCGTGACAAAGTTATTCGAGCGCGATATTCGAAATTACTCCAAGGTGTATCAACGGATTTTCGATCGATATTTTCGCCTTCTATCGTGCAATATTTATTGTGTTTTTCACGTAAAATTTCCATTCACCGGTGTTCCATACGTAACAGCTTTCGCGTATAAACCGTTGGATTTGTTGcatgtgttacgagccagggctgcgagcaacgcgagaggccggcgaggggttgttaccccaggaatatggtttcaatttgttagttaagtgcgcggacgcacccaatgcgagatcggggagccgctaggatagttgacgtcgaggacgcacctgatgcgaaatcagggaacctctgggaggttggagtcaaacgcagacgcacccgatgcgaaaccgaggagctactaggaggatgaaacttcgtgaacgtacccaatgcggaatcggggagtcactaggagagacacgcggcgaacccgatttaaaggaaggtggataactcacagacgcacctgatgcgagaccagggagctgctaggatacggaagaactcaatgcgaaatcagggttccgctaggatggtataattttcgtggacgcacccaatgcgaaaccggggagccactaggttggagaaatcttcgttgaattgaatctaagattagtaagcctcgtaacttatatataatttaatggatacaatccgagcggtaagattgtatcatgtgggaacgttcaattattagattaggatatcaggcaataattaaaggttgtagattacgcgagttaacaaacaagacaaatatattctgatttggaatagttacaagtgtgattgtttgtgtcgcgagtggatgtagtaagtgtacaattagagaaattgttacctaatgatgcacggtgttgacgcactggcaatgcggggttagatagcgattgttgaatgccaaatagaatatataccgaactgacggaatctataaggttacgttttgattcgaaagggactttaacccgatctcactagacttgacgcgacgtgactgcacgagtactgaaccgcgtctgaatcttgactgaaccgcttctcgactaaccaaagaggatgaaaatgcatgggtttatataccctaaaaatgagaggggaatgtatctgttttattttacggtcgcatactcgtatttgtcatttctagtgagtttaaggtttgcagctggatcttttgtttataggggtaaaacgaagggttagccaggatgtttcctatcaaagactatcttgacaaaacattccagaaggggatgttttgaagatttccatattaggaaatcgtacggtgctgttactgaatcatgcttcgtgccagctgcgtccagccggagtacaattattaacaaggggcctgttgggacgcttttcgttctcagaaaaagagattagaacttctaatcgaaatgaacgtggagaaacgtctccatacgtaacacatgAAGTGAGAAACGAGTATATAGATCTTTTACAAGTGTTTGTTTTCTTAAAACCTAAATGGAGATTGAGGGCATACTTGGACAAGGCAGTGCGTCGATATCGTAGAACCGATTACGTTTACGAGGGAACGCTATCATTGAATGAACGTTCCATGCCTCTTATCATCTTAACTCCTCCTTTCTTACCGATCAGAAaacgtaaattatttttaacggatgacgaggacgaggacatcGACTACTACCACTatgataacaacaacaacaacaacaacaacgacgaGTAAAAATGGCAGTTTTATCATTGAAAAACTTGGCTTGGGTTCacgttttaaatttgtatttgaacgGTAGTTTCTCCGACGAGGAGCCTCGGAAAACGTTGATAGAACGGTTAATGCGAATCGACGCGACGAGTCGCATATGTTTTTTCTACACGAAAAGATTTAGCCAAGTCGTGGCACCATGGCCCGCGATCGATTCACCGTCAAAGATATTGAATATCCTCGAAACGGGCGAACGACGCATCGTGGTGCCGGTTGGATACGAAGTATAATCGTATTTCTGAGAACTGGAAATTTAACGGATGAGGTGAAATTAAagcttaaaaaattgtttcgttagaacaaaaaagaaaatggagggGAACAAGATGATTcggattttaaaaaatgcgttaaagTACCTGACACACATGTCAATGATTATTAAAACTATCGATGAGTATCGCGAATGGAGCAGATCGTATATGGAATGTTTGCAATACTGTACGAGATATTTGTCATGTGCGAAGGACGAACTGTCGGTGGGCGTGAAATTTAGCTTAACATCGGTGATGTGTCGTATGAAAAGTTTGATCGTATCGTTGGGCcaccgtttttcacgcgttggaAGAGGTTTATACGACAGGAGTCGCGTCGGCGGGAGCGCAACGTCTCTTCGTTGGGAGGAAGTCGAGTCAGCGTTTCGAGATCGCATATCGACCGGTCTCGTTATCAACGTTGAGCACATCGATCCTCGTCAGTTTTTGCAACATGCGAAGCTGATGATTACGAGACGCGTTACGGAATCTCTGAACAAACATTCATCGTTGAAAGTGAACATTACGTTGGAGGCGGAATTTGTGTTGCGCGATACGGTTTCAGTGAAAAGTTTCGGTACGCGAAATTTCCCTCTGTTTCGAACGAGTGATTTACGCTGCTGGTATCTGAAAGACGTTATGCCAACGATTCTGACATCGATGGGGGAGTTTCAAGAACGCGACAGCGGGTGGGCGCTATCGAAGATACTGCATCTAATAGTGAATTGCAACAAGTACCAGCCGTTGCAAGCCGGTTGCAACGTCTCTGTACCTCGAGAGATACAACTGAAGAGAGCGATCGTCAACGTGAAGAGTAACGACGAGGCCTGTTTCTTTTGGGCAGTCGTGGCGGGTCTCTATCCGGTCGAGAAAAACTCGGAGCGTTTCTCTTCTTATCCACATTACCGCACGGTGCTTCGAACCGAAGGATTTCAACTGCCTATGTCGTTTAAGGATATTCGAAAATTTGAACGGGTAAACGACGTTTCCGTGAACGTGTTCGAATGGGTTCGCAAGAAGTGTGGGGCGCTTCATCTGACTGAGAAGAAGCGGAGCAAGCACGCCAATTTGTTGCTTCTACGGGGGAGGAATGATTCGCGCCATCATTACACGTGCATAAGAAATTTGTCGCGATTGGTTTCGTCGCAGCTTAGCAAGGATAGCCATCGCATGTATATTTGCGACCGGTAAGTTGAAagcatttttttttccttttccagtTAAAGACCATGGtatatttttttccttctcAGATGCTTACAATATTTCCCGTCGCAAGAGAGATTAGACGCTCATACGGTCGATTGCGAACGAATGAACGAATGCGCTCTGACGCTTCCGACCTCGGAAGACATGTGGCTGCGGTTTAGCAACTACGCGTACAAAGAACGGGCGCCGTTCGTTATTTACGCCGATTTGGAATGTTTGCTGGAGAAACATGAAGGACAGAGCCGCGGGGCGCGCACGCAGTATCAACATCACCACGCGTTCAGTATTGGTTATTACATGCATTGTGGATACAATGCTTCCCTGTGCGAGTATCGGGCTTGTTCCAGAGAAGAGGGATGCTCGACATGGTTCGCGACAAAGTTGCACGAGTTAAGTTGTAAATTACAGAAGATACTTGATAAAAACGTGTCGATGAGGACATTGACCGAAgcagaaaaattagattttcttacAGCCACGTGTTGCCACGTATGTGAAAAACCGTTCAACGACTGCGACGAAAAAGTGCATGATCATTGTCATATCACGGGCGCGTATCGCGGTCCGGCGCATAACGCTTGTAATTTGAATTATCAATCTTCGTACGTGATACCAGTGGTTTTCCACAATTTGTCCGGTTACGACGCGCATTTTATCATTAAGGAATTGGCAAACGCGTTCAAGGGGAAGATAGACGTGTTACCGCTGACGAAAGAGCGGTACATCTCGTTCACGAAACACGTTGAGAACGACGGGGGGATGGGAAGAGATTACAGGAAGTTGATAAAGTTTCGATTCATCGATTCATTCAAATTCCTGAATTCTAGTCTGGACAAGTTATCCTCGTATTTGGACAAGAGTAAATTGCGCGTCGTACGAGGCGAATTTGCACATCTTTCCGACAGCGATTTCAATCTTTTAACGAGAAAAGGCGTTTTTCCGTACGACTATCTAACGTCGTACGATAAACTAAAAGAGGAGCGATTGCCGCCGCGCGAAGCATTTTACAATCGGTTATGTACCAGCGAGATATCGGACACCGATTATCTTCACGCGATTACGGTTTGGTCTCGTTTCGCTATAAAGACGTTGGGACAGTACAGCGATTTGTATTTAAAATTGGACGTACTGTTGCTGGCagatgtttttgaaaatttccgcgaAGACTGTCTCGAGAACTATAAACTCGATCCGGCGCATTATTAcacgctccccggtttcgcgtgGGACGTGATGTTAAAAATGACAAAGATCGAACTGGATCTGTTCACCGACGTGGACATGCTATTGTTCGTGGAGCGTGGAATACGCGGTGGACTGAGTCAATGTTCTCACAGGTATGCGCGTGCCAATAACAAGTATTTACCGACGTACGATTCGAGCGAGCCGTCCACCTATCTAATGTATTTCGACGTTAATAATTTATACGGTTGGGCCATGTCGCAACCTCTGCCACACAGCGGTTTTCGCTGGGTGGACGAACGGGCGCATATAGATAATTTTAACGTTGAATCTATTCCAATCGACAGTCCCGTAGGATACATTTTGGAGGTGGATTTAGAGTATCCGCGCGAAATTCATGACGCTCACGCGGATCTTCCGTTTTGCCCGAGTCACGACAAGGCGACGGCCGGCTCGAGTCAAAGGAAGTTGCTGGCAACGCTTCGCGATAAGGAGCGATACgttctgcattatcgatatctGCAGCAAAGTTTGCGACACGGTTTGAAATTAGGGAAAATTTATCGAATTTTAGAGTTTCGACAGTCTCGATGGCTGTGCAGCTACATcgatttgaacactaaattacgCACCAACGCGAacaacgatttttcaaaaaatttgttcaagctaATGAATAACGCGGTGTTCGGAAAGACTATGGAGAACGTTCGGAATCACGCGAGCGTGAAATTACTCTCTCGGTGGGACGGTCGACACGGTGTCGAAAGATTGATAGCTAGACCGAATTTTCACAGTTGCACGGTGTTCTCGGAGGATTTCGTTGCGATTCAACTGAAAGaaacgaatattaaattttataaacccGTATACATAGGCATGTCCGTATTGGATATATCTAAATGCTGTTTGTACGACTTTCATTATGGCTATATGTAtccaaatttaaaagaaaactgtaagattttatacacggacacggacagcTTGATATACGAGATCGTTTGCGACGACGCGTATGAGCTGTTGAAACGCGATATCAATCGATACGACACGAGCAATTATGCTGAGAACAACGTGTACGGCGTTCCGATCGCGAACAAAAAGATACTGGGTTTGATGAAGGACGAGAACGGTGGCAAAATTATGACGGAATTCGTAGGACTTCGCTCGAAAATGTACGCGACTCGCGTGCGCGACAGCGAGGACGCGTGCTGTGAAACCAAAAAGATAAAAGGCATTAG
This is a stretch of genomic DNA from Halictus rubicundus isolate RS-2024b unplaced genomic scaffold, iyHalRubi1_principal scaffold0207, whole genome shotgun sequence. It encodes these proteins:
- the LOC143363991 gene encoding uncharacterized protein LOC143363991, encoding MAVLSLKNLAWVHVLNLYLNGSFSDEEPRKTLIERSRVGGSATSLRWEEVESAFRDRISTGLVINVEHIDPRQFLQHAKLMITRRVTESLNKHSSLKVNITLEAEFVLRDTVSVKSFGTRNFPLFRTSDLRCWYLKDVMPTILTSMGEFQERDSGWALSKILHLIVNCNKYQPLQAGCNVSVPREIQLKRAIVNVKSNDEACFFWAVVAGLYPVEKNSERFSSYPHYRTVLRTEGFQLPMSFKDIRKFERVNDVSVNVFEWVRKKCGALHLTEKKRSKHANLLLLRGRNDSRHHYTCIRNLSRLVSSQLSKDSHRMYICDRCLQYFPSQERLDAHTVDCERMNECALTLPTSEDMWLRFSNYAYKERAPFVIYADLECLLEKHEGQSRGARTQYQHHHAFSIGYYMHCGYNASLCEYRACSREEGCSTWFATKLHELSCKLQKILDKNVSMRTLTEAEKLDFLTATCCHVCEKPFNDCDEKVHDHCHITGAYRGPAHNACNLNYQSSYVIPVVFHNLSGYDAHFIIKELANAFKGKIDVLPLTKERYISFTKHVENDGGMGRDYRKLIKFRFIDSFKFLNSSLDKLSSYLDKSKLRVVRGEFAHLSDSDFNLLTRKGVFPYDYLTSYDKLKEERLPPREAFYNRLCTSEISDTDYLHAITVWSRFAIKTLGQYSDLYLKLDVLLLADVFENFREDCLENYKLDPAHYYTLPGFAWDVMLKMTKIELDLFTDVDMLLFVERGIRGGLSQCSHRYARANNKYLPTYDSSEPSTYLMYFDVNNLYGWAMSQPLPHSGFRWVDERAHIDNFNVESIPIDSPVGYILEVDLEYPREIHDAHADLPFCPSHDKATAGSSQRKLLSFDSLDGCAATSI
- the LOC143363992 gene encoding uncharacterized protein LOC143363992, with translation MENVRNHASVKLLSRWDGRHGVERLIARPNFHSCTVFSEDFVAIQLKETNIKFYKPVYIGMSVLDISKCCLYDFHYGYMYPNLKENCKILYTDTDSLIYEIVCDDAYELLKRDINRYDTSNYAENNVYGVPIANKKILGLMKDENGGKIMTEFVGLRSKMYATRVRDSEDACCETKKIKGIRTNATARDISFKDYIECLHNYTEKSVSNNRIMSVQHQVYSVSEMKLALSPYDDKRYICNNLINTLPWGHYSINDDVDFL